The genomic DNA CTGGCTATCCTGATCGCACAGCCCTCGGCCCTCTTGAGGTCCTTAACACACCTCACTAGAACCTCTCTGAATCCTGAGGGGTGTAAACCTCGAACCGCCCTCGGGCTCCCGAAGCCGGGTCTCACCAGGCGCCCCTTCGCTCTGACCTGCTGTCTGAGCTTGTTGTGCAGCCCCCTCGGCCTGCGCCAGCTCTCGCCGAGCCTGGCCTTCTTGTGGGAGTCGTAGCGCCTGAACTCCGGCTTCTTCGCCTTCTGCCTGGCTCTCACCCTGAGCAATCTGTCCATCCCTGCTCACCTCTTCTCCACCAGGTATATCCCATCCTGGAATATCCTCACATCGAATCCTCTGACCCTGGTGGCCTGCTCTATGTTTGCCATCGTCTGGCCCACTGCCTCTTTGTCCATTCCCCTGATCAGTATCTCGTCCTTGCCAACCTCGACATTCACATCTCCGACGATTGTTGCGAAGCGCGGCTTCCTCTCGCCGAGGAAGTTGCTGATGGCAACCTTCCCATCGGCTACCTTCACCTGAATCGGGAAGTGCGAGTACACCACCCTCATCCTGTACTCGAAGCCGTCCGTGACACCCCTGATCATGTTCTTGATGTGTGCAGCTATGGTCCCTACCATTGCCAGGTGCTGCTTTTTTCTCGCCACTGATCTGATCAGTATCTTCGAATCCTCTCTCTTTATCTCTATGTCTGGATACCAGAGCTCCCTGGACAGCTCACCCTTCGGCCCCTTCACACGCACACTACGGCCTGATATCTGGACATCAACGCCATCCGGGATATCCAAACGACGAACCACCTCTTCGACCATGATCATCACCTAGTACACATAGGCCAGCAGATGGCCGCCTATCCCGCGCGCCCTGGCATCGGTGTGTGGCATCACACCCTGGCTGGTGCTCAGTATCAGCACCCCGAAGTTCCTGGCGGGGAGGAAGCGTCTCTCCCACTTCTCCAGCTCTGCGACCTTGATGGCAAACCTGGGCTTTATGACACCACAGCGGTTTATCCTGCCCAGCAGTTTGACTTTGAACATCCCAGACTTCCCGTCGTCGATGAACTCGAACTCGCCGATATACCCCAGGTCTGCCATGACCTTCAGAGTCATGGCTATGAGCTTGGATGCCGGCTTGATTATACACTCGGGCTTGCCGACGTTCTCAGCGTTCTTTATTGTGGACATCGCATCAGCGAGCGGATCTAGCAACATAATCTTCACCTACGAGTATTTCTCGAAGCCCATCTCTCTGGCTATCTCGCGGAAGCACTGTCTGCACAGATATATGCCGTACTTCCTGACCAGCCCGGGCTTCCTCCCGCAGCGCCTGCATTCGTTAGCGCCTCTACCAAATTTCTTCTTCATGCAGCCTCCACGACCCGAACTCCAAACCTCTTCTGGACGAACTCGACGGCCTCATCCCTCTTGACCTTATGCGAGTTTGGAAGCTTTCTGCGGGCCACACGTCTCTCTGCTACACGGTATCCTGCTCTCATCAGCGATACCGCAACATCCATGCCGAAGATCCCTATCTCCGGATCGTACTTCATTCCCGGAAAGTCCGTGTGCTCCTCGATTCCGAAGGCGAAGTTGCCGTTCTCATCGAACTGGCTTTTCTTTATCACGCCTCCGGCCACCTTGAACGCCGTCTCCAGGAACTCCTCAGCCGCCCTGCCCCTAAGCGTCACACGCGTGCCTATCGGCTCTCTCTTCTTTATCCCGAAGGCCGGAAGGGTCTTCTTAGCCCTGGACCTGATTGGAGTCTGGCCGGTGATCTCGGAGAGGATCGTCTCCGCATTGACAAGCCTCTGGCCGCTCTCGCCCACGCCTATGTGTACAACTACCTTGCCTATTCTGGGCTCCAGGTTCATATTCCAGCCTCCAGCTCAATAACAGGCGCATCTCTGCCTATCACGAAGACGTAGTCGATGATCGTCTCTATATCCCCATCATCCGTAGATATTGTGACCCTGTTCGGCATCGAGCTTCTCACAATCTGCACGGATTTGATGCGACCCGTCATTCCTGTGTGCGATCCACCGGTCACCATCGCCAGGTTCCCGACCTCGAACTTTATGATATCCTCGATGCTCCTCTCTGGCAGCGAGATCAGCAGCGAATCGCCAGTCCCGACATCACCCTCTGCGATTATGTTTGATCCATCGCTGAGGTTCAGCTGCATCCTGTTGCCCTTAAGGGTGGTTTTGTTCTCTACCCTGACAAGCTTTCTTGGCGTATCTGGCTGGATCTCTATGAGCACAAAGTACCCCTTCGTGCTCTTGACCATTCTGTACTGTTTGTTGAGAGCGGGAACTGTTATGACATCGAAGAGTCCCACAGGAAACCTCGCATCCCTTCTCACAGTCCCATCCACCAGCACCCCGCCCTCGTGGAGGATCCTCTTGACCTCGCGCGCGTTATCTGCCAGCTTTAAAAGATCTCTGACAACGACCATCAGAGGCAGACTCTCCTCAGCTGAGTGCGGACCAGGTCTGGGCGTTGCTATCCACTTGCTGGTCTTCCTTGGTATTAGCCAGCTTCTGGGTATCGTGACTCTTTTCCTGTGCACCTGGATCACCTGGAGAATATCTTCTCGCGCTCATCGTCGTCGAGATCAAGCTTCGTGATCATGACGTTTGATGGATGTATGGGGCGTGGAACCTCTGTCCCGTCAGCACGGAAGTTGCTGACGCCGGCGACCGTTATCACGCATCTCTTCAGATCCACACTCAGAACCTCGCCCTCGACGCCCGCGTTATCGCCACGCATAACCTTCACCGTATCGCCTTTCTTGACCTGAGCGCTCCTCTTCTTGTACTCTTTCCTGAGCTCGGGACTCAGCATCGCGTGCATGAACCTCTGTCTCATGTGGAGCGGAGCGTTGAATCTGGCCTTCCGCTGCTTACGTGGTTGTTTGCTGACCATAACCATCACACTATTATCGCTGCTGATGAGGCGATCTTCCCAAACCGCTCTGCCACTTCCCTCGCCACAGGTCCCTTGATCTCGGAGCCCTTCGGAACGCCGGCGTCATCTGTTATGACAGCAGCGTTATCCTCGAACTTGACCCTGAGACCATCGGGCCTCCTGAACTCCTTCTTCTGTCTGATTATCACAGCGTTGAATATCTGCTTCCTCATCTCGGGAGTTCCTTTCTTCACAGAGACAACAACCATGTCACCTATGCCGGCGCATGGCTGCCTGTTTTTGACACCGCGGTACTTCTTCACAGAAACAACGAACAGCGTCCTGGCGCCTGTGTTGTCCGCGCACTCAAGATATGTCCCGGTGTTTATCGATCTCGGGATCTTGGCCTTGTTTCCCCTCATCGCATGACCTCCACTACGACAAACGACTTGGTCTTGCTGAGAGGCCTGCACTCAGCTATCCTGACCCGCTCCCCAACCTTCGCATCCAGGCATGGCGGGTTGTGCGCATGGATCTTGGACCTGCGCTTCTCGTACCGCTCGTACTTTGTTATCCGCTTTTTGAACTCTCTCATGACAACCACGGTTCTGGCCATCTTATCGCTGACCACGATCCCCTCGAGGACCTGGCCGCGAACCGGTAGCCTGCCGTGGAATGGACACTTTGGATCGTTGCAGGCCTGCTGGGGCGCGCTCACGTCCAGTCCTATATCTCTCATATCTTCCACCTCGATATTTGCATCCTTTTATTTATTCTGTTCTCGGGTTGTGAGATCAAAACAGAGCCCGCGATCCTCACCTTCTGCCCATCAGGCAGCGTAAAGATGAAGCTTGTGTGGGCCTTTGGGACGCGCCTCAGGCCGCGCTGCGTCTCGATAACGAAGGTGTTCCTCGTCTCATCCACCACCAAGCCTCTCATGCCAGCCATGGTGCGGTTTGGGGTATCGATCACCTCGACCGTCAAACCTATCAGCTCATGTCTGGCTATGTTCTCGGGACCGATCATCACTTCCTGACGCGCTCCCTCTGCACGGTCTTCATCCTGGCGATCGTCCGGCGGATCTCCCTGATCCTTCCGGGCTTCTCAGGAGCGCCACCTGCCCTCACAGCACCCCTCTCGCGTATCAGCTCCACCTCAAGCTTTCGGAGCTCCTCTTCGAGCTCCTCTGAGCTCATGTTCCTGATCTCATCGATCCTGAATATCGCCATGGGTCTCAGCCTCGCTCATTTCGGTCCTGCTCTCCGGCTCCTGAGGGGACTGCCCCTCCTCTGTTGTCGGAGGCGTCTCAACCGGCTCGTCGAGGAGCCTGTCCAGCTCGCTCTTCTTCTCCCCGGCCTGCTGCTCCTGAGTCTCAGCAGCTTGTGAAGGCTCAGCTTCGAGTACAGCCTCCTCTACCACAGGCTCCTTTTCAGGCTCCTTTGGCGGTGCATTTATCTGGAAGTCGTCCGGCAAAACAGCGCCTGGCGGGACGATCCTGACCTGGCAGCCGATCGCGCCGAGCTTCTTCACAGCAACGGCATAGCCTGTATCGACTATCTCCTCAGCCGGCTTACCTGAGTGTTTTATGTACCCAGCGAGGAACTTCTCGACCCGCGACCTCGGGCCGGTCAGTTTGCCGCTGATCACTATCTCGCATCCGAGCGCACCAGAGTCCATGACCCTGCGCAGCATCGACTGTCCTGCCTTCCGGAAGTACCAACCGTGCTCCAGCGAGCTTGCGAGCCTGTTCGCTACAACTCTGGCGTTCAGGTCGCTCTTCCCGACGTCCTGGACATCTATCTGCGGGTTGTCTAGTCTGAACCTTCTCTCAAGGTCCCGCGTTAGCTTGCGTATCAGCTTCCCGCCCTTTCCTATGACCATGCCGGGTTTCTCAGCATAAACCGTGATCTGTGTGCCCATTGGGGTGCGGTTCATGACCATGCCGCCGTATCCAGCCCGATCCAGCTCTTTCGCGAGATACTCATCCACGAGCGCCTTGGTGAACCCCTCCTGGACGAACTTCTTCTCAACAGCCAAACTACCTCACCTCTGTCAGTATCATCTCTATGGATACGGTCTCCTGGTTCTTCGGAGTGGCCCTGCCCATGGCCCTCGGCATCCATCCCCGGAACGTCCTTCCCTTCTTTGTGTTGGCATACCCAATAACCAGCCTTTCCTTCTCGAGACCCTTATACTCCGCATTTCCAATCGCATTCTCCAGCACTCTGAGCACCGCCCTGGCCGCTTTCTGGGGGAACCTCCCGGCTGGCCAGCCAACAAGACCATGCCTGTGGGGCACATTCCTGTTGTACCGCCTGAACGGCACCGCCCTCTTCAGAGCTATAACGTCCTGGAGGAACCTCTCCGCAGCCTCGACCTTCATTCCTCTTATCGCCCTGCAGATCTCCCTGGCGTGCTTCGGAGAGATGGGCAGTTCCACGCCCATCGCCCTGGCAAACCGCCCCTCCGGGGTAATTGAGTAGTTCAGTCTTCCCACGAGCACACCTCACTTGAGCGGCACGAACTTGCTCGACCGCGTTGCTCCGACGCCTGCAGCGCCGTGAATCACCCTGGCCCTCGTCAGAGCGTACTCTCCAAGATAATGGCCAATCATCTCAGGAATGATCTCCACGCGCTGGAAGGTTTTCCCGTTGTGTATCTCCACTACCTTCCCGACCATCTCAGGGAGCACTATCGCATCCCTCAGGTGCGTCTTTGCAGTTCCTCTGGCCCTGAGCTTCGCCATGAACTTCCTGTGTTCCTTCGAGAGCCCTCTCCTGAGCGTCCTCCGCTGTCTTGACGGAAGAAGCTCTGCGATCTCCTCCAGGCGCATCTTTGCAAGCTCAGATACCCTGTAGCCTCTGTAGGTGAATTCCTCCTTCCTCTTGGGAAGCTTGGATCCCGCTTTCTTCGCCACAACTACCTCCTCCTAGCGTTTGCCCGTCCTGCGAGCTGCTATCGATCCGACCTTACGCCCAGGAGGTGTGCCCCTGCTCACGGTCTTGGGCCGGCCCGGATGCTGGCGTCCTCCGCCTCCAAAGGGATGGTCCACGGCGTTCATGGCCACACCCCTGACCCTTGGCCACTTCACGGCCTTAGATCTGTATTTGTAAAAGCTCTTCCCCGCCTTCACCAAGGGCTTCTCCGTTCTTCCACCACCTGCGACAACGCCTATGGTCGCCAGGCAGTTTGGATTCAGCCACTTCATCTCTCCACTCGGAAGCTGGACCACGGTCGCACCCACGTCGTGTGCTACAAGTATCCCGTAGACACCGCTGGCTCTGGCGAACTGTCCGCCATGGCCCGGCTTCGACTCGATATTGCATATAGGCATGCCCTCAGGGATGCTCGCCAGCGGCAGGGTGTTGCCGGGCTGTATCTCCGCAGCAGGCCCACAGGCGATCTCCTGACCAATGTATGTGCCTTCGGTGGCGAGAACATACTGCTTCTCCCCATTCTCGAGCCTCACGAGCGCCACGGGAGCCGTCCTGGCAGGGTCGTGCATTATATCCTCCACGATACCGCGAACAAGATCTCCGCTGAACTTGATGTGCTTTATATCAGCCCTGTATCTGTGTGATGGCGCACGGTATGTGGGCGTTCCCTTGCCCCTGTTCTGTGATATTATTCTCTTGCCCATCGCAACCACCTTACAGCAGGCCCAGCCTGGTGGCCAGCTCATTTGCGGTCTTATCACCAGCGAGCCTTACAACAGCCTTCTTCTCGCCCCGGGGTGTTATCATGGTTCTGATATCGACAACCTCAACATCATACAGATCCTCGAGCTCCTTCTTGATCTGCGGCTTTGTTGCTCTCAGATCCACAATAAACTCTATGGTGTTGTCCTTATCGATCATGTTGGTGACCTTCTCGGGGACGTAAGGACACTTTATTATCATAGTCTCTCCTCCAGAACCTTTAGGGATGGCTCGCTCCACACTGTAAGCCTTCCAGCGTGGGTCCCCGGCGCCAGAAGCTCAGCATTCAGTCTATCAGCGGTCACGAAATCGACTCCTGGAAGGTTGCGCGCAGCTCTTCCTATACCATTATCGGCCGCTGCCACGATCAGAATGCTCCTGGGCTGCCTGAACCTTCTTCCTCTGATCTTGCCCTTTCCGGCCCGCACCTTCCGTCCGTTCTTCGCCCTCATAACGTCATCCCAGAGGCCCGCAGCCATCAGAAACCTCCTCAGCTCTGAGGTCTTTGATATGCTCTCGATCTCGCCCCTCACCACTATCGGCAGCTCGCCACTGAAGAGATGTCCCCTGGCTGCCACAATATCCGGCTTCGCCGTCGCAGCCACAGCAGATCTTATCGCCTTGATCCTCTCCTTCTCGTTGATCTTCTCGCTCAGGACCTTTGATGGCACTGGAGGATGGGATGCACGCCCGCCTCTTGCCATGGGAACAGCAGCGGCTCTTCTTCCTGTAACAATCCTCGGCACCCTGGATACTCCATGGCCCGGTCCCCACGATCTGGCTGAGGTGTTCATACCAGCGTAGAAATGTGGCCCATAGGGCTGCAGTCTGTTGGCCTGTGCTGCAAGCACAGCCCTCTTTATGAGATCCGGCCTGTACTCCTCATCAAAGATCGCCGGTAGCACAATCTCGCCGACCGGATTTCCTGATATGTCGATAATCTTAGCGTTCATCGCGATCCCCGATCAGACTCCCTGCTTGGACTCCTTGCTGACATACAGTATCTGGGGCGCCTTCGGCGCGAATGCAGCGCCTGGCCTGATCGCCCTGCGCATCCTGACCAGCCTCTTCACAGGCCCCGGAACGCTTCCCTTTATCAGCATGTACTCATTTCTCACAACACCGTAGCCGACAAAGCCACCATCGGGGGTTATGTCCGTGCCGTTAGTGCCTATTGCCATTATTCTCTTGTTGAACTCGGTCCTCTGATGGTACCCAGTCTGGCCGAGCTGCGGAACCCTCCAGCTTATCCTTGCCGGGTGCCACGGCCCGAGGTTTCCGACATGTCTGAGCTTGCCGGTGCGCGAGTGCTTCCTCTTCTGGAGCATTATTCCCCAGCGCTTCACCGGCCCCTGGGTTCCCTTTCCCTTTGTCACGGCAGAGACATCAATCCATTCGCCAACGTTGAAGATGTTGCTCACAGCCACCTGGCTGCCCAGAAGCCCCTCAGCTGCTTTGAGCTGCTCCTCCACAGATCGCCCTGTGACAGGTATCTCCATGATATCCGGCACCTTCTTTGGTACGCCCGTCAGCAGCCGTGGATTCGTGTGGGCGAGAACTCTGATCTCGCAGAGCTCATCCACCCTGGACTCGATATCCTCGAGGGATGCCCCCCTTCTTGCCTTTGGAATCGTTATCGCTCTCTCTAGATCCTGGCTTAGGTTCTCAGCCCAGAGCTCCCCAGCAGGTCTAATTCCGCCGTTGTAGGGCTCATACACCCTGAGCGCTGCTACGCTCATGGGCGGCACCTCCACCACTGTGACAGGCACGCTGATCTCCATGCCCTCTGTGAGGCTTCTCGGCCTGTCATCTATCATTATGACATGTGTCATGCCAGCTTTGTATCCGGCAAAGCCGGCCATCCCGGCCCTCTCATCTGCGACCCAGGATCTTATCCTTGGAACCTCGCTCTTGGCCCTCTTCCTGGGACTGAAGGCCAGTGAACCCCGCCTCGGTCGGTGTATCGTTGCCATTTACTCCTCCAGACGCACCAGGTTCAGCAGGGCAAGCGTCGAGATGACTGCCTCCTCGACGCGAACCGTCTCAGTTCCCTGATGCGGAATTGTGTTGATCACGCAGCATCTCTCCAGCATCTCGCGGCTCAGAAATGCATCAACGCCCCGTGCGGGGGAGCCGAACACCACCGCAAGCCCTCTCGAGCCTGATCTCTCTATGTGGTTGAGCAGATCACAGCTCACCGGAGTTCCCTTTCTGGAGGTAGCCACGACGAACTCGTCCCTGGAGCGAAGGTACTCCTCTGCGCTGTCCACAACGATCGTCTCGTAGCCCCAGTATCCGGGTATCTCACTCCGGTCCACAGGCTCGGCGGCGAGTGGACTCAGCGAAAAGATCCTGACGTTCAGGCGCTGCCCCTTCTGGAATCTTCTTTTTGATTTAAGGGGTACAGGGCGGTCGAGGCCGACCTCAACCCATGCGCCTCCATCAGATCCGACGCTTTCTACTACCATTCCGACTCTTATCTCGCCTACCTTGAGCGTTGAGCTTCTGGAGCCCACTGGATGATGGGCGGTTCTAAGCGGCGGCAGAACTCCCGCGTGCCTCAGCTCTCTCATCCTGGGAAAGAGCAGCTTCCGCAAGTACTGTGGAGTTTCTGCGTACCGCAGCACAGTGCTTATGAACCTGGAATCGTCGAACTCATCATCGCGATACACGACGATCCGGTCGATGCGGAAGACCGCCGCAGCCCTTGCGATAAGCCCTACCTTCGCGGTGCGAAGGCGCAGATCCGCCGTCTCCATCGTGTACGAGGACGGTATCAGTATGGACCGCTCGCAAGGACCGCTCATCAGATGTCCTTCTTTCAGGGGAGAGACCCAATATAAAAAGGTTTGCATGATCTGCTGCTGTTGAATGCGCTCCGGGAAAGATCGTGGATCAACTGCCACGCAGCGCGCATAACACAGCTTTTAATATACAAGAATGGCTAAAAGCATTATGAGGTGTTCATGTGGCTTTATTCGATTCACAGCTTCCGATAGTAATAGTCATTCTGCTCATACTTCTCAGCCAATCGATGAAGATTGTAAGAGAGTACGAGCGTGTCGTCATCTTCCGTCTTGGCAGGTACAGCGGCGTCAAGGGCCCGGGGCTCTTCTTCATAATCCCTATCATAGACAGGGTGCAGCTCATAGATCTCCGTGTCGTGACGATAGATGTGCAGAAGCAGGTCGTGATAACAAGAGATAACGTGACAGTGGATGTTGATGCCGTGATATACTACCGCGTTATGGATCCGGCAAAGGCCGTGATCCAGGTGGAGAACTACAGGGTGGCGACCGCCCTTCTCTCGCAGACAACGCTGAGGGATGTGCTGGGACAGATAGATCTGGACGATCTCCTCTCGAAGAGGGAGGAGCTGAACCTCAAACTCCAGGCGATTCTCGACAGGCACACCGATCCGTGGGGCATAAAGGTGACTGCGGTCACGCTGAGAGATGTGAGCCTGCCAGAGTCCATGATGCGCGCGATAGCGAAGCAGGCGGAGGCTGAGAGGGAGAAGCGGTCTAGGATAATCCTGGCGGATGGAGAGCTCCAGGCGTCCAAGACCATGGCAGAGGCGGCTGCGCTGTATCAGCACGCGCCCATTGCCATAAAGCTCAGGGAGCTCCAGACGCTGGCGGAGATCGCCAGGGAGAGGAACCTGATAGTTGTGACTTCAGGCGCTGATGTGGGGAGCACCACAGGTATTGTGGCAGGCATCCAGAGAGCAGTTGAGGAGACAGGTAGAGGTGAGAGCAGGGCCTGAAAGTGATCTGAGATGGGGTTGCACCTGAAGTCGCTATTAATTCTGCTGCTATTATCATCCCCCTGCCTCGGGGATGTCGTCTCTCTCCGGATAGATGGGGCCATAACTCCGGCGAGCGACGATCTTGTGAAGACTGCTATAGGCTACGCTGAGAGCTCGAACGCTGATGCATTGATTCTGATGCTCGATACACCCGGAGGCGGCCTGAGCGAGACACTGGAGATAATAGCTGTTGTGGAGAGAACCGAGATACCTGTGGTGGGATACGTCTCCCCATCAGGGGCGAAGGCGTGGTCTGCGGGCACAATGATACTGATCAGCACAGATATAGCAGCAATGGCCCCGAACACGATCATAGGCTCGGCCCAGCCGGTCAGGCTTCTTCCCACAGGTGCGACTGAGCCTGTCAACGACACGAAGACGACAAACGCGATAGTTGCGCTCATCGAGGAGAAGGCCAAGATCCATGGGCGGAACAGGACCGCGGCTAGGGAGTTCGTCCTGAGCAACCTCAATCTCAATGCTGAGGAGGCGCTGGAGTATGGGGTGATCGAGCACGTCTCCCCCGATATCAGCAGTCTCCTCAAATCCATCAACGGCAGCTCTGCGAAGAATAGAACTCTTGTGACAGAGGGCGCTGCGGTAGTGATCTTCGAGCCGGACCTCAGGCTCAGGGTGCTGATGCTTCTATCTGATCCAACAATCGCCGGATTGCTGCTGCTCGTCGGCCTCTACGCTCTCATCTTCGGAATCTCAAATCCGGGCCTCGGAGCGGAGGTGTTTGGCGTTATAGCGATCGCGCTTGGGCTCATAGGTCAGGGGTTCGATGTCAACATCGGCGCTCTGTTTCTCATAATCCTCGGCATGGGCCTGATTCTGGCAGAGCTGCACACCCACGCCATGGGAGTTCTGGGCGTTGCCGGACTGATCTGCATCGTCCTGGGCACACTTCTCTTCGCACCCATAGGGTTCCCGGAGTGGTATCTGCCAGGGGAATACCAGCGGTCTGTTATCAGGCTCTTCCTGCTTCCGTCCCTGACGATGGCCGGATTCTTCGCGTTTGCAGTTTATAAGATAGCTGAGGCAAGGCGCAGGCCGACTTTTGAGGAGACTGCTGGGCAGTACGCAGAGACGATCGAGACACTGGATCCAAAAGGCTATGTCATATTCCGCGGGGAGTACTGGAAGGCGGAGGCTGATGAGAGAATCGAAAAAGGAGAAACAGTCGAGGTTGTGGGAATCTCCGGCCAGACGCTCAAAGTCAGGAAGGTCAGGTGATGTTGCTGATCATCGTGCCTATGCCTGCATCTGTCAGAAGCTCCAGTATGATCGCATGCGGTATCCTGCCGTCGATTATGTGTGCCTTCTCGACGCCGCGCTCAACAGCCCGAACACAGGCCTCGACCTTCGGGATCATACCACCCTTTATAATACCCCTCTCAACAAGCCTCTGAAATTCAGAGGGCGAGAACTGTGAGATCACCCTGCCCGGATCGTCTGGATCCTCCCTAACTCCCTCGACATCTGTTATTGATATCAGCTTCTTCGCACGCAGGGCG from Methanothrix thermoacetophila PT includes the following:
- a CDS encoding slipin family protein, which gives rise to MALFDSQLPIVIVILLILLSQSMKIVREYERVVIFRLGRYSGVKGPGLFFIIPIIDRVQLIDLRVVTIDVQKQVVITRDNVTVDVDAVIYYRVMDPAKAVIQVENYRVATALLSQTTLRDVLGQIDLDDLLSKREELNLKLQAILDRHTDPWGIKVTAVTLRDVSLPESMMRAIAKQAEAEREKRSRIILADGELQASKTMAEAAALYQHAPIAIKLRELQTLAEIARERNLIVVTSGADVGSTTGIVAGIQRAVEETGRGESRA
- a CDS encoding putative RNA uridine N3 methyltransferase, translating into MSGPCERSILIPSSYTMETADLRLRTAKVGLIARAAAVFRIDRIVVYRDDEFDDSRFISTVLRYAETPQYLRKLLFPRMRELRHAGVLPPLRTAHHPVGSRSSTLKVGEIRVGMVVESVGSDGGAWVEVGLDRPVPLKSKRRFQKGQRLNVRIFSLSPLAAEPVDRSEIPGYWGYETIVVDSAEEYLRSRDEFVVATSRKGTPVSCDLLNHIERSGSRGLAVVFGSPARGVDAFLSREMLERCCVINTIPHQGTETVRVEEAVISTLALLNLVRLEE
- a CDS encoding NfeD family protein, yielding MGLHLKSLLILLLLSSPCLGDVVSLRIDGAITPASDDLVKTAIGYAESSNADALILMLDTPGGGLSETLEIIAVVERTEIPVVGYVSPSGAKAWSAGTMILISTDIAAMAPNTIIGSAQPVRLLPTGATEPVNDTKTTNAIVALIEEKAKIHGRNRTAAREFVLSNLNLNAEEALEYGVIEHVSPDISSLLKSINGSSAKNRTLVTEGAAVVIFEPDLRLRVLMLLSDPTIAGLLLLVGLYALIFGISNPGLGAEVFGVIAIALGLIGQGFDVNIGALFLIILGMGLILAELHTHAMGVLGVAGLICIVLGTLLFAPIGFPEWYLPGEYQRSVIRLFLLPSLTMAGFFAFAVYKIAEARRRPTFEETAGQYAETIETLDPKGYVIFRGEYWKAEADERIEKGETVEVVGISGQTLKVRKVR